In one window of Cohaesibacter gelatinilyticus DNA:
- a CDS encoding cob(I)yrinic acid a,c-diamide adenosyltransferase, whose amino-acid sequence MVKLNKIYTRTGDKGTTMLGNGERRAKHDLRVDAYGTMDETNSIVGLARLYMAEFAELDAMLSDVQNDLFDLGADLSTPDTGEELPYEPLRILDSQVERLEGQIDQLNTDLDPLKSFILPGGSAASAHLHHARTVSRRAERLVTELAAIEEENISPQSIKYINRLSDFFFVAARWTNDKGREDILWIPGKTR is encoded by the coding sequence ATGGTCAAACTCAATAAGATCTATACCCGCACGGGAGATAAAGGTACGACGATGCTTGGAAATGGCGAGCGTCGGGCCAAACATGATTTGCGGGTCGATGCTTATGGCACGATGGATGAGACCAACTCCATCGTGGGTTTGGCCCGTTTGTACATGGCGGAATTTGCAGAACTGGATGCCATGTTGTCAGATGTTCAGAATGATCTGTTTGATCTGGGGGCGGATCTATCAACGCCTGATACCGGAGAGGAGCTGCCTTACGAGCCTTTGCGAATTCTGGATAGTCAGGTTGAGCGGCTGGAAGGACAAATCGATCAGCTGAATACCGATCTTGATCCGTTGAAGAGTTTCATTCTGCCTGGTGGCAGTGCTGCTTCGGCGCATTTGCATCATGCTCGGACAGTTTCGCGCCGTGCAGAGCGCCTGGTTACGGAATTGGCAGCGATCGAAGAAGAAAATATTTCCCCTCAATCCATTAAATATATCAATCGACTATCTGATTTTTTCTTTGTGGCAGCTCGTTGGACCAACGACAAGGGGCGTGAGGATATCTTATGGATACCGGGTAAGACCCGATAG
- a CDS encoding acyloxyacyl hydrolase yields the protein MRKTLFLTAGLLMASSGLVHAADYGSALSSPSPFISELRMGVLAHDVDRREQGSIDIQGEVLFSPLWGDAEDKSFLNVLLTPRPHIGGSVNTAGDTSYGYVGLSWLYPIWGPVFIEASFGGAVHDGNLKDTDPKREPLGTRALFRETASIGFDYDNYRFMLTVEHLSNAGLGTWNHGLTHVGGRVGYKF from the coding sequence ATGCGCAAAACACTTTTTTTGACGGCTGGTCTGTTGATGGCAAGTTCTGGGTTGGTTCATGCCGCAGACTATGGGTCTGCATTGTCATCACCCAGTCCTTTCATCAGCGAACTGCGTATGGGCGTTCTCGCTCATGACGTTGACAGACGCGAACAGGGCTCTATCGATATCCAGGGTGAGGTGCTTTTCTCACCACTTTGGGGTGATGCTGAAGACAAGTCCTTCCTGAATGTGCTTCTGACACCGCGTCCTCATATAGGTGGATCGGTGAATACTGCAGGTGACACCAGCTATGGTTATGTTGGTCTTAGCTGGCTATATCCAATCTGGGGTCCCGTCTTTATTGAGGCCAGCTTCGGCGGTGCTGTTCATGATGGCAATTTGAAAGATACCGATCCTAAGCGCGAGCCACTTGGTACCCGTGCTCTGTTCCGTGAGACCGCTTCCATTGGTTTCGATTACGATAATTATCGCTTCATGTTGACTGTGGAACATCTCTCAAATGCCGGCCTTGGTACATGGAACCATGGATTGACCCATGTCGGTGGACGTGTCGGATACAAATTCTGA
- the hpt gene encoding hypoxanthine phosphoribosyltransferase yields the protein MTDIIHVLYDEDTLAKRNADLAEEIANAGYENLLVIAVLKGSFVFAADLLRSLYRAGVPLEVEFMSLSSYGSGTKSTGNVRVVRDIETLVEGRDVLLIDDILESGRTLAFAKQLLNERGARRADVAVLLDKPGKRVAEIDGDYVGFECPDEFVVGYGMDKGHAYREVPFVGYLNPED from the coding sequence ATGACTGACATTATCCATGTCCTCTATGACGAGGATACATTGGCCAAACGCAATGCAGATCTGGCAGAGGAAATCGCCAATGCGGGCTACGAAAATCTGCTCGTGATTGCAGTGCTAAAAGGCAGCTTCGTCTTTGCCGCGGATTTGTTGCGATCTCTATATCGGGCAGGCGTTCCGCTGGAAGTAGAATTCATGTCGCTATCCAGCTATGGCAGTGGAACGAAATCAACCGGGAATGTACGTGTTGTGCGGGATATTGAGACACTCGTCGAAGGACGTGATGTTCTGCTTATCGATGACATTCTGGAATCCGGACGAACACTGGCTTTTGCCAAGCAATTACTGAATGAACGGGGGGCTCGTCGGGCCGACGTGGCTGTCTTGCTGGATAAACCAGGTAAGCGTGTAGCAGAGATTGATGGCGACTATGTTGGTTTTGAATGCCCCGATGAATTTGTCGTTGGTTATGGTATGGATAAGGGACATGCATATCGTGAAGTGCCGTTCGTAGGATATCTGAACCCGGAAGACTAA